The following is a genomic window from Amaranthus tricolor cultivar Red isolate AtriRed21 chromosome 10, ASM2621246v1, whole genome shotgun sequence.
AGAAGGATAGATGTACGCGTGAAAACTCGAGCTACTCTATTAAGTAATTTCTAATTCaagtaattctatttttatagGTCTTAATCCTACTTGTTTTTTCTCACTTGCTTTTTTTACATGCTTTGTGCATTCCTAATTAGAGAAGCTGTGTTGTTTTCAGTCAACAATTTGAGTCAAGATTCAAAGAATTTATTTAAAGTCAAAGTACACATTTTACGCACAAAACGTGTAGGTTAATAGAAATGTATATGTGGCTAAGATATTGGGGACAAATTTGTTccatattttttatcatataaaaccCTACGAGATAACATTTGCTAGTAGATTAGAATTAGGATTTCTTTTctaaaactctataaatagggTTGAAATTTTATTGCATGGAAAGTTAATGCATTCTTCTTGTTTTCACAATCTTTTACCTTAATCTATTTCCTCCCATCTCCATTTCATCATCTTTTCCCTACTCTCTCTCATCTCACCACCACCACCCCTATTATCAAGCCCCCTCAAAGGCTCAAACACCATGATTTGCCTCAACAACTTTAATCCAACATGGGTACAAACCCCATAGCGGAGCAGAAATTTCAACAATTGAGCTACTCTCCAATCTACCTAAACAAAAACCTTGGCATGAGGCCAAAGTGATAAAGGAAGGACACTATTTCAATTAGAAAAATTGTTCACATAATTATTAGGAGAAAAGCCCTCGTATCACATAAGTGAAAAAACTATGACTTCGATGAGTTACTCCTTACATATTTAAAACTACAAAAATTCATTCGTCTTCTTCCTCATGAAGCTCTAGAACTCAACCAAATGCGCATAATCATCTATACACACCTCTTAAAGTCCGAGTATATCAAAATGACAAGAATCTTCAATTTCAGCTAAGAAATTTCCTCGTAAACTGGTAATGATTGCATATCCCAAGTTAAACCCACCTAAATTGAGTACAACAACTACATCTAAAACAATGTCAAAGCCCTAATCCTAACAATATATGGCCAACTACATAAATCTAAACAAAGTAACAAGGGAAATTATAGCTAACAAAGATtattatcctttattaatttatttggtTGCATTTAATACTAATCTACACCTTAGAATATCAAACACTCTACTTCTCCCTTCATTACCATTGTTAAAAACTACAAAATGTATATTTTTGCAAAGTGATCTCAAATTCTAAAATACAAGTAAGGTCTAATGATGTAGACAAGTGCAATAGACCATGATGATCCATCATATCCTAGCTCTAGAGTGCGAACCCGTGATACTAGATTCGCTAATCTCCTTGCAAATTGCAAATCATGaaccaaaaaataaatgttatttttaGACCATTTTGAGCAAATGGTGAATTTAAAAGGTTACTTAATTGGTAAATTATGTTATACTAGTCTAGACAGACAATGAACTGAGATATTTAACTAAGACCTGGGAAATTTGAGGAACCTCCTCCTTCTTTTTGCAAAATCCTATCCAGCGCATAAATTGAAATAACATTCACTAACAAATTTTCAAGGGCAGATATAAGATTGTACAAACAAGTGAAACAACATTCATCATCAACTACTACAACATTCCATTCACCCAACTTCATCAAATAACTCCCACATAAGTGATAACCACAACATTACACTTGCTTATTAGCTGTTCCGATCGACCCTTTTTagcaaaaatcataattaacttcacacaaaaaaaaattgcacaTGAATCAATAAACTATTATAATGTGAACAGAACATTCATCACCAACTAAAATACCCAATTcatataaattaacaataattaaaaatttacaaggGCATATAATAAGATTGTACCAAAAACAATCATTAATAAGATAcccaattaattcatttttctGGGCTAAATTAACAAAATAGATAGAAACTGAAAAGTAAAGAACAGAATGAAATAAGGACCTGGAGAGAACGGTGAGGATCAAGAAGGGTTTTTTGGCGATAACAGATACAAAGAGAGAAAGGGAAGGGCCTAATGCGATCAATCCGTACCCAATCCCTGCTGCTACCGTCATCTCTTGTTGCTCACTGAAATCAGGAAGGACGATGAACAATCTATTTCTACTCGCTTGTTGATGCAGTCAATAAAATCGGACACTCCTTTAAGCTTGCTATTACTCCATCTCTCTTATTTACCGTCATTTTTTACGGCAGTTACTAAATTTCGctaccccttttcattttatcgctacCCCTTTCCacaaaattacgtatttgcccctgaagtttaaaaaattacaaaactgccactccttacaaatttcttatttataataataataataataataataataattaactttttatattcttaaaaaagaatataaataaaattaataataataacagtaataataataataataataataataacaataataataataataataataataataataaaattaaaattaataatttaaaaaaaaaaaaaattgagtcgcccaaaattgggcgattgaaccgtggttcagtcgcccagaatcgggcgactggaccccggttcagtcgcccagaacCGGACGACTGGACCCcagttcagtcgcccaattttgggcggctcaattttttttttttttttctttttggaaaataataataataatactaatactaataataataatttattttatataaaattaataattattaaataatgacttGTGCAGGTCTCGAACATGTGacctttatgttattagtacaacgctctaaccaactgagctaataggccacattaatatataaattattattattagtattagtattattattattattttccaaaaagaaaaaaaaaattgagccgcccaaaattgggcgactgaaccatggttcaatcgcccaattttgggcgactcaatttttttttttttttctttttggaaaataataataataataataataatattattattattattattattattaattttatttatattatttttgaagaatataaaaaagttaattattattattattgttattgatataataataataataataataataattattattattattattattattattattattattattgttattattattattattattattattattataaataagaaatttgaaatgagtggcaaaattgtaattttttaaaaatcaggggcaaattcgtaattttatttggagggggtggcgataaaataaaaagggtggcgaaatttaaggatcgggttttttattttgatctattATAGAATCTCATGTAAATgcttgattttttaaatttaaattaattaatattaatgattCAGTTATATACTATTATCTTTATcttattcaaatattttcattcaGATATAGTtattatgataataattatttttaaattttcagatatgcttattttattcaaatatttttcatattaaaaaaaattcttaaataagtgGTAATAGTTTGATGCATTAAATAGGTGGCATTTTCAAACATCGATATCCAATCCAATAAATCCATGTGGCATGAGTCTTAAAATTGAGACATATGTCATTTTACATTctttttagtatatgttataatGATTATGATTGCCCATATTTATgctattttggaaaaaaaaatcatccaCTTGAACTCGTTTAATTTTATCAACATGTCATATATTACAATCCCTCGGTGTTAAATAATCTCAAAGAAGCCAAAGATGTGGTTTTTAATTGTTACTACAGTCACTATAGCAACTATTATTCATCAACTAATGATATTCGGTATTATTTCTttatgtataatgtaaaacataatttaggaattttgttttatttgtcttacatatttttataatattagttttttaaaatttttatcatgtgatattaataatattaaagattaaaattgttCATAATGTAGCAACTAGTAATATTAAAAAGTCTTTTTAAAATGGCTATGTGAGTAGCGAATTTTCCGATACAAATTGACATGAAAAATCATTGATGGTAATAGTAAtcatattttttgattaatatataaaattcgcatatttatttttttgataatagcAATcatatattttgattaatatataaaaagtattttatttttatattatttatttattaaaagtacttttcctttattttaacTATCCATTGATGCAAATCGTTGTGTATAACACAAAGGTGTTTTAATGTAATATACAAGCTTAAAGATTCAACAAATTGatgattaaaagaaataaatatgggatttttattatattaattaataagaatcaAAAACTGTGATTTTTATTAACTTGTTACTTGATTCATATTTTATCTGTTTTTTAACTTGCACCACACCCAATTGCACCTGGCAAAAACTGATCCGACTTGTTAACTCGATTTTAATCTAATTTGAAATAAGTAGTTTGAGTTGAGACTTTTGACCCAATACTTAAATAGAACAATATTCCGACCTGATTTCTTTATTAAATAAGTTAAgttcaagttaaaattttaacgtGAAACAAACTTATATCACCCATTTAATAAAATGTGCTAACTCCGAATTAAGTCAATATGTATAATCTCAACTTAATTCATTTAGTATTTTCCTATTTTTCAcaataaatataaaagaaataatttttaaacggAAAGTTTAAAATGAAGCCTAAAAATAAGATGAAGTTAATGGAAAAGtcctaaaataaaaacaataaaatctaAATGGGTTAAGTGAGTTGGAATCAGGTCAAGATGTTTTTTCTCGACCCAATTAACTAAATAGATTAGGTATAGGTCAATGGATTTGTGATTTATTTACGATATATACACCCAATCCACATTTTTAATAGTTAGTATTTGTaattatacaaataaaaaattaaggaaactaaaaattaataaattttggaTTGATTTGATTCAAAGAATATCTCACTTAATAAGCAAGTCAATCTAATTGATAACTAATGTCCAATACAGGTGTCAGTACGGGTTGATTTTAGGTCAGATGTTTCGGGTCAATTAAAAATCGAATTCccacattaatttttacatgaTTATAGATCTATTTTTATGTCGGATTGAATGTAATTCAACTACAAAAATCGGATAAATATTAAATCGTCAGACCTATTTTAAACCTCTTGCAAGTCGAAGTTTGTCATGTTTACCtacttttagaattttttaaaattgcctGTATACTTTCCCCTTCAAACTAAAGTGGAACTCGATCGCTTAAACAACCCAAAGGGAAGGAACAAACCCTCAGTTTCTTCAATCACCAACTCAAATCTCAATTAATCATGAATTCCGACGAAGAAGAGTGGATTCCATTGTCACAAAGACCCGAATGGTCTGATGTAAAACCATTGCCCCAAAATGATGGGCCGAGCCCGGTGGTTCCCATCTCATACACTGAAGAGTTCAGAGAAACAATGGATTACTTTCGGGCTGTTTATATCTCGGATGAACGTTCTTCTCGATCCCTTCAACTTACTTCTGAAGCTATATGCTTAAATGCCGGCAATTATACTGTAAATCAGCCCctctttttaatattataatgggttttggataattggttttttgtttttgattgatgtattttattcataatttcatATGGGTTGAGTTTAATTCTGTTTTTTGCTTTTAATTGAAATGATGGTTAATATGCTTGCATCTGTCAGTGGTAATCTTCCAATGGGTTGACTATTTTTTGTGTGTTTGGTGTTTGGTGGTTTTCTTTGTGTTAATGGAGGAAGGTTGGGTTAATAACATGATATGAGTTATTGATTCGCATTTCCCTGACAAGATACATGTACTTTGAGATGCTAAAATCAATTAAGTATTCATTTACCAATTACTCGTTTGGTTATTGATATTAAAGAACTGTAGTGAGAATGAGTTTTAGTGTTAATTTTTGCGTATTGTGTTGTGTTATGTTATTTACATGGTAATCCTCAAACATGTGTTTGCTTTAACAACTTAAACCTCCTTTATGGGGTAATGgatgagaatgaaaaattatattagagtttagtaatttttttagcTAAATTTCGTTAAATTTTCTTAAATCTTCCCactttttaatactaataacGAAACGGAATGTTAATGGTTTTTGAATGGCAtttatgaacattgaacaaataTTTTCATCCTTCAATTCATAGTTAAGTAATACTTTCTCTATCaatttgatttttctacaaCAAAACAATTTGCTTTATTAGTTTATAGTtggaaaataagacaaaaaaagtaGGTGGATTGAAGAAATATATTGATAGAATGATGGGAGAGAACGAGCATCTATATGAGATTTAGAGAGATAATGTGAGACCATATCCAAATATAGAAATATAGCAAAATCAAGTGACAATTCAAAATGGAAAGTGTAGTGAAATAAAAGGAGTAACTAGTTTGGGAATAATCATAGTTGTTgacaaatattgaaaaaaaaagacacACATATATAGTGAATATTCTAAAACATGTTGGCTCTTTGGTTTTAGTGGTTACTATTCATGTGTCATGCGATTTCTTTGGGGATCGATATCAATTATTAACCCAACCTTCCTTATAACAAGAATGCAGATTGCAGCTTAAACATGTTTAGACTACCTGGTACAAGGCATCAACTTTGTGGCATTTTTTCAGTCTATTGTTAGCTGATGATTGCACACTTTCAGTTCTTTTTTGATACATTTTTGAGACTTTTTTGACCATTGCAATGTTTTCATTTTAGTCTTTGTGTTTAATTTAACCACATTAGAACTGCTAAAGTGATACATTTCTTCTTCCTTTCAGGTTTGGCATTTCAGGCGCCTTGTTCTTGAATCACTTAATGCTGATTTGTACAAGGAATTGGATTATGTTGACAATGTTGCCAAGAAGAATTCAAAAAATTACCAGATTTGGTGAGTGTATAAGTGTCGAATAGTATCACATATTTCGTAAGTATTTTGAAGTGACGGTGCTTAGCTTACTACTTACTATCACTTTTGTTATTGACCTTACTAGTAAAATTTCGATACTTCTGGTTTTCTTTGGCTCTTGATGTTTTGAGAAGTTACTGAAGACGCACTAACAATGTTAGTGTACACTTCAGTCTTCACTCACCGGTCACCCCACATGTCAGGTTACCCAAACACATTTTTCTCCGTACTATAGTGTGGCCAAAACTAACACCCAACTCTAAGTCCTAACTCAGAGTTTGAGTAAAATAAGTTACTAATCAGATATGAGATCATTTTTCAAAACTTTTCTGTGCATGGGGTGACATTTTGCATGCAATTATAGGTTCCTTGTTCTGAATTATGCCTAGTTAGGAACATGGACAATAGCTCTATAAATTAACGCAGTTCTGTTTCTGAATTTATCCTCTATACTTTATGTGGGCTGTTTCATCTTATTTTAGATTTCTTGTAGGCATCATAGGCGGTGGCTTGCAGAGAAACTTGGAGCGGAGGCTACTATTAAAGAACTTGAATTTACAAAGAAAATACTTTCTCTTGATGCAAAAAATTACCATGCCTGGTCCCATAGACAGGTGAGCTTAGGCTTCACTTATTTTTCGGGTATTACTAGTTCGTGTCATTTCATTCTTTGATGTTCTTATATGTATAAGCACCTTTATTAATTTAGTTCTTATGCAGTGGGTCCTTCAAACATTAGGTGGTTGGGAAGATGAACTTGAGTACTGTGATTTGCTCCTTAAGGAGGACATCTTCAACAACTCTGCTTGGAATCAGGTTGGCAACTAGCTTAAATAAGtatctaaaatatatatatatatatatatatatatatatatatatatatatatatatatatatatatcgctGCCTTGCTAATGGTCAATTTTTAATTGCTgttaaatcaatttaaaagtGTTTTAGCATTCTTTATTGGGAGACACTCAAAAGTCTTAAATTAATTCTCAAGCATCACAAAAAACTTCTCAAGAAAAGGTTTGAGCTATACTAAGTTTGCTCGAAATTTCACTAAGAGGTTTTTATTCAACTCAACATGCTCTTTAAATGAGCTCACATGCCCTATATATACAAGGAGATGGACTACAAACAAAGCCTACACGTCCACTCTCTAGTCTCTTCTTTGACTCTTCAACTTTAACTTAACTCCTAACTTTATGTTACCCATAAGTTTCACTAGTCAACTTCCTAATTAAAAGTTAATCTAAATCCCGAAGTAACTTGAGGTACACGTCCAAAAGTAATTTTGCAAACTTTTAAGTATCTTGACCGTCTATCATCCATACAATGATTACTTACATACTTTGACTTACTATATAATTAAACTGATTGCCCTAAGAGTCAAAACACACAACTCTTATGTAAAACCTTGTAAACGAATCTACTAATACTATCATAAAAACCGTCCAAAAAGGATTGAAATTCACAACTTTCCTAGGATGCTTAGCATTAGACTTCGTTGAATAAATTCAACTCTTATTACATCACAAAGTCTTACTTATCCTATTTGTAAACGATCATATTGATGCTTCATGGGGGCTTCAAGTTTTCcgttttttcttctttaatgTTGAATTGCAACATCTCTCCTCAATGCTAGCATTAACTGCATTCTCCACATGTGTTATTCTTTTGATTGCAACGGCATTTTGGTTGAGTTATGATATGCGGGTGTTTACTCTCTTATGTGGTATTGTAATTTCCCGTAGAACGATCATAATGAAAACCTTCAATATCTTGACTTCAATGACCATAATATAACTTCTCTTGGATGCCCTTCAAAAAAGAGATATAACGATctcaaaaaaaagagaaaaaaatttatgttttcgTTGGCTAATACCTCATCCAAAGTCCAAAAACTTGTTTTGCATTCGGGCAAGCCAACCTCTTGTGCCCTTTCTAGGCAGAAAACGAATTCTTTCAAATCTGGGAGAATTTTTTGGTCGCGGTCAGCAGAGTCTTTGAAATTGAATCACAGTAAGAACTTACTGTTTTACGTTGAGGCATGTACCCAGTTAGCTAGGATGAGTGAGTATACCTCTGTAATCTTTGCAATTTACCGGATCTGGTATCGAGAATTTGTTTTAGGATTTGCATTTGTTTTTAACATGCATAATATGGCATCTAAAATAGGAAATCAGATGCCAGCGCGCACCCATTTTACTGAACTTTTGACTTTTAGTCAACATTTTTCAAGTATCTAAAGACTAGCTATCCTATTAAGAGGATTATCAAATACAGAAGCAGTGAAAATGTCAAGAGGACAGAGTGTTCTTGAAGTTGGTTAGGACAGACCGACAGAGTCTTTTTACTTTGAATCTTTCACAAAATGTTCTTATATATGAGTAAAATATCTATTGTGAGGCACGATGTCTAAAACGACTATCTTTCATATTTTGGTTTTATCCAGTCCATATCTTGTGCACTCTTATGCTTTGATCTCGAATTTCTCCTTTATTTACCAATCACCATTTTTCTACATTTGCGATGCAGAGGCATTTTGTTGTCACAAGATCTCCTTTATTGGGAGGCATAGAGGCTATGAGAGACTCTGAAGTGGACTACACTATTGAAGCCATTTTAAGCCATCCCGAGAATGAAAGTCCATGGCGCTACCTTCGTGGCTTGTACAAAAATGACCTAAACATATGGGTTAATGATCCTCGAGTCTCTTCTGTATGTCTGAAAGTCTTGATCAGCAAAAGTAGATGTATATTTGCCTTGAGCAGTCTTTTAGACCTCATCGGCCATGGTCTCCAACCAAGCCCCGAGCTCCACGAAGCAGTTAAAGCTCTACAGAGTTCTGATGCAGGACCAAGTAGTTCCGGCTTAGGAGAAACCATATGCTCGGTTTTGGAAGGCATGGATCCCCTGAGAGCGAATTATTGGACTTGGCGCAAGCAACAGCTGCCTGCTCTTACATCATAAAGAATGCACCGTTTCCCTCCTTTCGCCTTAGTTTGTGGATTGATTGAATTGATGTGTGCTTGAGCCATTTTTATGTCACTAAAGAAAAGATTCACAGTACTGTATTCATAATTCAATTGATCAAGAACTGTAGATATGTCGGACGACTAATACAACATACCGATACTCCAATGAGGGTATGCCGTCAAGTGATCTTCACTAGGGCGGGAATTGGAGGTCAAAAGTTGGCAATTTTACTTTTGATAGCGATAACAAAACTGTTGTTTCTAATTGAGCCTTGGTGCAATTCATCCATTTTTTTGATCCCATTTGATTTGCATAAAGATGTATAAGTATTAATTTGTAGTTGGTATATCGgggtcaaaaaataaattttgggtTATAAAGTTGGTTTACTGATGAAGATTTTTGCAGTGTCAAAGACGATATCAAACTCATATTTACAACAAACAAATTATGTTAGATCCAATTCTATAGATGAAAACTACATTAGATCGAAAGACCTTCTCATTAAAAGTTATACTCATTTTGTTCCTTTTTGTTTATCCACTTTACTTTTTATACGCATTTCAAAGTAAATTGATATTTCTCGgtacgcattataaaaaattgaaaaatttatatattaaaaattttttttgcatCAAGATGAATATAACGTGATCcgacataaatatattttatcttcaatatatattttgtaaaaattatatattaaaaatctaAGCATCAAAATGAATCTAAATGAGTGAATAAATTTATAGATCATCAAAAGAGAAAAGGGTGCTAAGTAAGTATTAAGTAGGGTGaaacaacaaaaaacaaaaattaggtGCAAAATAAATAGAAGAAAAACAGTAAAACTTTACAAATGAAAAATAGACATAATTTTAATAAGTCATTTTAATATCAGCCGtgataattcaaaatcaaagatcTGTAATTCTTAGACACAGTTGAGAATGGACATTGATATCAAATACTTCGGGTAATCAAATGATTAAGCCATTTACATAAATTGATATCAATCAATATGATGTATAGCAAATTGCGAAATACACAATGCCTTCACTAATCCCACATCAAAAACACAAGCTTAGCACTTCGGTAGCAAAATTTACATAACATTTATTGAAGTTCACAAAAGTTCTGCTGCTAACTAATCACTTGCTGGTTTCTTTGGTTTGGAAGATGGGCTTGGAGCCTCTTTAAACGCAGACGGACAGAGCTTATTAATCGCACAAATACTACAATGCGGTCTCAATGGTGTGCATATGGTCTGCCCAAACCCGACCTGTTTAACAACCATTCTGTTAGCTTGAAAATATAGCTAAATCACAAGCATGGTGGAATACAAAATGTACATTAGCTTAGTGTTATCCCATTGAGATGACTACATTTGATCACAAAAACCCTCGCGTTGATATGCGTAAAGTAGCAATCTTAGAGTTACCGAGggagtagaggtgttcaaaacacaCTCGATGATCTGATATTGACCCGACCTTATAATCAAACCCGATTTAACCcgacttaaaaattaaattacaattaggtaaaaatcaatgtagacacaagacccgattttaaaccgacccGATGACCAGAACGAATATCTCTACAAGGGAGTATGAGATTACGGAATCTCAATGAATATATGCCTAAATTTACCATACATGAATTAGATTTTCAACTCCAAACATGATATCAATTATCAAGTAAGATGAAGAGCATAATTTTAAGACAATAATTTGCCTTTACCAAAAGGAGACATGAAATATGCAGTATTAGAAAATCTTTCACAGGATATCTTCAAGAATGTGTCATGTATCACTTATATATCATTAGTTTTCGATGTCATAtgattatggtcggttttgacCTATTTTAAGGTCATTTTGAGCAAATAGCGAATTCAAAAGGTGAATTAACTggcaaattatgttacactggtcATGCAACTATCGTTTACATAAGCTTTAAGACAAGAAAAGACAAGAGAATAGGAGCATACCAAAAGTGGATTTATGGGAGCCCAATTTTCCTTGGGAAGCCATTTCTGCAGTGCCTCTCTAGTTTCCTCCGGTGTtttagttttctaaaaataggcaGAAAAGTCAGAAAGTATTATTTACATACAAGTATAAACAGAAAGAAAAGTGTAATTATGGGGAGAAAAATATACGGTAAGAGTGAGCAACGATATAAAGCTTCAAGCATAATCACACTTTCAAAAGTCATAGTCGAGATATCATCCAGGACTATAGCATAAACATCTCACTACCAACACAGCATCATTTTCTTTCCGAATTcaattttttcatatatttaagCCTAATCTAAGGCTACATGAAATATGGTAAccatcatcaccatcatcatcatacccaataccCCGCTCGAGAGCAGGGTCTGGGTGAGGAAACGTGACGGACAATCCAGACCCGTACTCCCTTCACAAGGAGGACTAGAGGAAAGCGGTCGATTATGAAATATGGTATCCAATCAATCTAAAACCAGATTGGGGGGTGGGACAGTGCTACATTATCGGCGAGAGTTTACTTGAGTAGAGCCAGCTCGTGTCACCCATCCTAGCCTGTTGCAGATACGATGGACATGAGTGTCAACGCATATTCCTTGAACATCATTCCAAGCAATGTGTAGAACCTACATTATGATATGGATTAGCAACTAAAGCAACTTTCAGGCTAAGTGATTTAAAGACTTACCAGATGAGCGATTTTCGGACCTACTCCAGGGAGTGCAAGTAAATCGGCTAGTGAGTTCGGAATATCTCCATTATACTTGGCAATACAGATATTTGCTACTTTTTTCAAGTGATTGGCTTTTCTGGTGTAGAAGCCTACCTACAGTTAAGTTGAGTTACGAGAGATATTGTGCGTGTAACAATGATAGAATTGATCATAAGGTGGTGAAAGGAATCAATATTCCTTAAATAAATCTCGGATTTATCAAGCCAAAGACTGCATAGTACAGACCAACCATAATGCACAATTAGCAGTTGTGTCACATGATTTGTTATTTCCTCGCGAATCGCGAATCGGAAAAGACAAATTATTGCCAATTTTAGGCAGGTTTTTGGTCATTTTGGGCGAATTGCGAAATTGAAAAGCGAATTAGCCAACGAATCATGTAACACtgatcaacaacaacaaaacaataatttctaTCTTATTTCATCAGTTGGGACTGAACATACCGGGTAGATCAAGTTCTTGATGGTTTCCTCATTAGCTTTCTCAATGGCATAGGGATCAAGAAGTCCATTTTGCAAGAGACGTTGAATTGCGCCTACAATGACAATACGCTTCAGTCTTTAGGGTAGAACGCGTTAAGGTAAAGTAGGTATAGCATAAACATTTAAGAAGCTACTTGGTAACTATTGACCTCAAAATCTAATAGATACATGTAAAAAATAGGTTTATTAGCTATAAGTTTGAGAATTAAATAGGAACGAGAACTTGCCATGAGTAACATGATCCTTGGTTTGGCTTGAAAGCAGCGTAGAAGCAAGTACCGCAAATCTTCTTTCCTGGAAGAAAAGGCAACTATCAGTCTGATGAAGCTCATTAGTATTAAGTTGATAACTCACAACATTTtgctttctttaatttttcctcGATTACTCCCTCCATCTCACTATGATTGTCATGATTTCCTTCGCCCTGCATTTAATGCGCTAGTCTGGATAGAAATGTATTTCTATTAGTGCTTTCAACTGTCTTATGATACTCCTCTGTCTGGATAGATTTGCATCAAAGTGAAATGAGgagatttttaagaaaaaagtggatattggtaataa
Proteins encoded in this region:
- the LOC130825609 gene encoding protein farnesyltransferase/geranylgeranyltransferase type-1 subunit alpha, with translation MNSDEEEWIPLSQRPEWSDVKPLPQNDGPSPVVPISYTEEFRETMDYFRAVYISDERSSRSLQLTSEAICLNAGNYTVWHFRRLVLESLNADLYKELDYVDNVAKKNSKNYQIWHHRRWLAEKLGAEATIKELEFTKKILSLDAKNYHAWSHRQWVLQTLGGWEDELEYCDLLLKEDIFNNSAWNQRHFVVTRSPLLGGIEAMRDSEVDYTIEAILSHPENESPWRYLRGLYKNDLNIWVNDPRVSSVCLKVLISKSRCIFALSSLLDLIGHGLQPSPELHEAVKALQSSDAGPSSSGLGETICSVLEGMDPLRANYWTWRKQQLPALTS
- the LOC130825608 gene encoding endonuclease III homolog 1, chloroplastic; the protein is MLSISIGGPHPLRCVGIGLRMPITRLSSKAIITNTKQNPSQSLKAIPHQNQGSELKPVVSASEIDVFVRKKRIKREQKTESSHVDEVTGLPDIEDFTFKKSNMLVSRREKSECVSPAQPTEVGVASTVKCGNAPENWVKVLEGIRSMRSSEDAPVDSVGCEKAGSSLPPKERRFAVLASTLLSSQTKDHVTHGAIQRLLQNGLLDPYAIEKANEETIKNLIYPVGFYTRKANHLKKVANICIAKYNGDIPNSLADLLALPGVGPKIAHLVLHIAWNDVQGICVDTHVHRICNRLGWVTRAGSTQKTKTPEETREALQKWLPKENWAPINPLLVGFGQTICTPLRPHCSICAINKLCPSAFKEAPSPSSKPKKPASD